The Prinia subflava isolate CZ2003 ecotype Zambia chromosome 13, Cam_Psub_1.2, whole genome shotgun sequence genome contains a region encoding:
- the PIEZO1 gene encoding piezo-type mechanosensitive ion channel component 1 isoform X2: MNRRGLCAGLYWLLLPLALLAASLFRYNVLSLVYLLFLLLLPWFPGPSPRITAGHTSRILKALLGTSILFLLAHLVFQICLYTLPILDQLLGPNCSSWEILARHIGVTRLDLSDIPNAVRLVAPDVGILLVSSLSLCLCCRLGRGRAASRRKPEPLESPEGREEKDVGRHRHAAHGHTRLRSRLRDKAHWLLWEAGKGLAILLLALAGITLPSASSSVYFLLFVGLCTWWACHLPSSQQAFNVLCVLVGIYSACHLLCLYAYQTPFVQGLFEPSTIWARVFGFNDIILYHNCSHPNTLDLNTSHPWPVYANPGVLLLLYYTMATLVKLRWREAKRAAPARLSPRDLVELESWPKESPCVTEDTKPMLSPNAAKPSASNENCTVHVLNSARRRRPVAWMPLHTVSHVLMKQSYVSALIAMMVWSISYHSWLTFVLLLWSCLIWTVRSRRHFAMLCSPFLVLYGVALCGLQYVWAMELHPELPTHIGFMQLRQLGLVHPKYPCLALGAKLLLTLTFWMLLRRFVTERVLARRAPASPLLEVSVTDTDTSQMRDVLQKLGEVVRNFFAKFWICVCAVMFIVVTFTGRLVIYKIVYMLLFLLCVILFQVYYSLWRKVLKAFWWLVVAYTMLVLIAIYTYQFEDFPVYWRNVTGLTDQQVRDLGLEKFSVSKLFSSILVTGFFLLACILQLHYFHEPFMLITDLQRIRPPSPAPCHIPRSEELHGSRLLRDAAAAESAGSGDSDSESLDSNKWGLVLERLVVLGRTFSDMVTRGEVFVRRLLELHILKMVAIYTVWVALEEVSLMNFLLVLLWALAMPYCRFRPMASCLSTVWTCIIIVCKMLYQLEVVDPHEYLSNCTQPLPNTTNLTPEELGNSTLYRGPVDPANWFGIRKGFPHWGYVKNHLRVLLLLVFEAVVYRRQQYHRKQHQLLAPVTETIFEDITCHHLDLGFVSCAKYFINYFYYKFGLEICFLMMVNVIGQRMNFLVLVHGCWLVVMLTQRRRAAIARLWPKYCLFLVVFFLYQYLLCLGMPPALCMDYPWRWSNTIPLNSALIKWLFLPDFFQAPKSTNLINDFLLLLCAAQQWRVFEAERSQPWLQAAGDNLDRLDREQEHDNPTPNFIYCKCYLDMAKVVVFRYLFWVILVVVFITGANRISLFGLGYLLACFYLLLSGTAMLRKPARARLALWDCLILYNIAVIVCKNMLSLLSCVFVRQMQNKFCGVIQLFSLVCTVKGYYNPKEMHKDHDCTLPVEEAGIIWDSICFFFLLLQRRIFISSYYLHVMWDLQASALQPSRGVALFKATITKRLRLHRRSEKRSLDQLKRQMERIRAKQQKYRQEHLPRSTGPEQEGPGSVLHSGEYFLFESDSEEEDEVQEEVRPERPSAFQLAYQAWVTNTRTVLRQQEQREQPQPPGTESAAEDGTRREAEAAGEAEGWEEQNTEVSERSNVLQRALNTLRFLWLLCQALVDGLTQWLDAWTREHTDMSQVLRLERCIMAQRLARGEEIGKDFPHELYNLPPEQFQQRLSLAVPLAADSQSHTSRQELLTSLEDVVEAQHLVAVPQPRRRTASELLSSRRFSVCELEESEQFDQSHNRFLKLLLAGYRYVTAHSELLCYFVIILNNMVTASVVTLFLPILIFLWAMLSIPRPSKRFWVTAIVFTEIMVVVKYLFQFGFFPWNGHITLLRYEGKPFFPPRILGMEKSTHYLKYDLLQLLALFFHRSLLLSYGLWDREETAAEKQESKDGEEKLEEAESPLPAVAEEGSEAPAQQGALEAATGSELELELEGESVEQEEGTRATRLRLRRKQGRKTMEIIPAEGGEEEEEEGEEEEALEETRTQKKLKEIGLRVKGFFLTMAHNMYQPVRKFFKDILDTQSHVATDVYAYMFVADVVDFIIIIFGFWAFGKYTAATDITSSLSDNQVPEIFLVMVLFQFSTMIIDRALYLRKTVVCKLIFHVFLVFGIHCWMFFILPAVTQRLFRQNTVVQLWYFVKCIYFGLSAYQIRCGYPTRILGNFLTKKYNHVNLFLFQGFRLVPFLVELRAIMDWVWTDTTLSLSNWMCVEDIYANIFIIKCSREAEKKYPQPKGQKKKKVVKYGMGGLIILFLVGIIWFPLLFMSLVRSVVGVVNHPVDVTVILKLGGYEPLFSTSSQQQYIQPFTYEDYTELTEEFETEPVAMQFITSYGMEDIVTARIEGSSGALWTISPPSRKQMQQELRNSSSAITLHLTWIFQRDLSKGGTVENAYGKHNTDLEAGAPQRLELAQMLDGTRDEPVVLPKLFPKYIRAPTGLEAEPVKQLLPDDVESYLDVEVWLKQERRGSGQGQHFVEWWVLRLKDAPPHEGNTLPMIIFNDKVSPPSLGFLAGYGIMGLYVSIVLVIGKFVRGFFSEISHSIMFEELPCVDRILKLCQDIFLVRETGELELEEELYAKLIFLYRSPETMIKWTRERN, encoded by the exons ATGAACCGGCGGGGGCTCTGCGCCGGGCTctactggctgctgctgccgctcGCCCTGCTCGCCG cctcccTGTTCCGCTACAACGTCCTCTCCCTGGTGTacctgctcttcctgctgctcctgccctggttCCCGGGGCCCTCCCCACGCATCACCGCAG GTCACACCAGCCGCATCCTCAAAGCTCTGCTGGGGACCagcatcctcttcctcctcgcCCACCTGGTTTTCCAGATATGCCTCTACACACTGCCCATCCTGGACCAGCTGCTGGGGCCCAACT gcagctcctgggagatCCTTGCTCGGCACATTGGGGTCACCAG GCTGGACTTGAGTGACATTCCCAACGCCGTGCGGCTCGTGGCACCCGACGTTGGCATCCTGCTGGTCTCGTCCCTGTCCTTGTGCCTGTGCTGCCGCCTCGGCCGTGGCCGTGCCGCCTCCCGAAGGAAACCCGAGCCCCTGGAGTCCCCTGAGGGG agggaagagaaggatgtGGGGCGGCACCGGCACGCGGCCCACGGGCACACGCGGCTGAGGAGCCGCCTGCGGGACAAGGCTCactggctgctctgggaggcTGGCAAGGGCCTGgccatcctgctgctggccttggcag GGATCACCCTGCCCTCCGCCTCCTCCAGCGTCTACTTCCTGCTCTTCGTGGGGCTGTGCACGTGGTGGGCCTGTcacctccccagcagccagcaggcCTTCAATGTCCTCTGTGTCCTCGTCGGCATCTACAGCGCCTGCCACCTGCTGTGCCTCTATGCCTACCAGACCCCCTTCGTCCAGGGGCTCTTCGAGCCCTCCACCATCTGGGCACG cgtGTTTGGCTTCAACGACATCATCCTGTACCACAACTGCTCCCATCCCAACACCCTGGACCTCAACACCAGCCACCCCTGGCCTGTCTACGCCAACCCTGGCGTCCTGCTCCTGCTCTACTACACCATGGCCACCCTGGTGAAGCTGCGCTGGCGGGAGGCCAag AGGGCGGCACCGGCACGGCTGAGCCCGAGGGACCTGGTGGAGCTGGAGAGCTGGCCCAAGGAATCTCCCTGCGTGACTGAGGACACCAAG cCCATGCTGTCCCCCAACGCCGCGAAGCCGAGCGCCAGCAACGAGAACTGCACCGTCCACGTCTTGAACTCAGCAC GCAGGAGGCGTCCGGTGGCGTGGATGCCCCTGCACACCGTGAGCCACGTCCTCATGAAGCAGAGCTACGTGTCAGCCCTCATTGCCATGATG GTGTGGAGCATCAGCTACCACAGCTGGCTGACCTtcgtgctgctgctgtggtcgTGCCTGATCTGGACGGTGCGGAGCCGCCGGCACTTCGCCATGCTGTGCTCGCCCTTCCTGGTGCTCTATGGCGTCGCCCTGTGCGGCCTGCAGTACGTGTGGGCCATGGAGCTGCACCCCGAGCTGCCCACCCACATCGGCTTCATGCAGCTGCgccagctggggctggtgcaCCCCAAGTacccctgcctggctctgggggCCAAG ctcctgctcacccTCACCTTCTGGATGCTGCTGCGGCGCTTCGTCACGGAGCGGGTGCTGGCGAGGAGGGCGCCGGCCTCGCCGCTGCTGGAGGTGTCTGTCACCGATACAG ACACCAGCCAGATGCGGGATGTGCTGCAGAAGCTGGGGGAGGTGGTGCGGAATTTCTTCGCCAAGTTCTGGATCTGCGTCTGCGCCGTGATGTTCATCGTGGTGACCTTCACCGGCCGCCTCGTCATCTACAAGATCGTCTAcatgctcctcttcctcctctgcgTCATCCTGTTCCAG gtgtaCTACAGCCTGTGGCGCAAGGTGCTCAAGGCGTTTTGGTGGCTGGTGGTGGCCTACACCATGCTGGTGCTCATCGCCATCTACACCTACCAGTTCGAGGACTTCCCCGTTTACTGGAGGAACGTGACAGGCCTCACTGATCAGCA GGTGAGGGACCTAGGCCTGGAGAAGTTCAGCGTCTCCAAGCTCTTCTCCAGCATCCTCGTGACGGGGTTCTTCCTGCTGGCCTGCATCCTCCAGCTCCACTACTTCCATGAGCCCTTCATGCTCATCACTGACCTGCAGCGCATCCGCCCGCCCTCTCCAGCCCCCTGCCACATCCCCAG GTCCGAGGAGCTGCACGGGAGCCGCCTGCTGCGGGACGCGGCCGCTGCCGAGAGCGCCGGGTCCGGAGACTCCGACAGCGAGTCCCTGG ACTCCAACAAATgggggctggtgctggagcgCCTGGTCGTGCTGGGCCGGACCTTCTCGGACATGGTGACACGCGGGGAGGTCTTTGTGAGGCGCCTGCTGGAGCTCCACATCCTCAAGATGGTGGCTATCTACACCGTCTGGGTGGCCCTGGAGGAG GTCTCGCTGATGAATTTcttgctggtgctgctgtgggccTTGGCCATGCCCTACTGCCGCTTCCGCCCCATGGCCTCGTGCCTCTCCACCGTCTGGACCTGCATCATCATCGTCTGCAAGATGCTCTACCAGCTCGAGGTCGTGGACCCCCACGAGTACCTCAGCAACTGCACCCAG CCCCTACCCAACACCACCAACCTGaccccagaggagctgggcaaCTCCACGCTGTACCGCGGCCCCGTGGACCCTGCCAACTGGTTTGGCATCCGGAAGGGCTTCCCCCACTGGGGATACGTCAAG AACCACCTgcgggtgctgctgctgctggtgttcgAGGCCGTGGTGTACCGGCGCCAGCAGTACCACCGcaagcagcaccagctgctggccCCCGTCACCGAGACCATCTTCGAGGACATCACCTGCCACCACCTCGACCTCGGCTTCGTCAGCTGCGCCAAATACTTCATCAACTACTTCTACTACAAGTTTGGCCtggag ATCTGCTTCCTGATGATGGTGAACGTGATCGGGCAGCGGATGAACTTCCTGGTGCTCGTGCACGGCTGCTGGCTGGTGGTGATGCTGACGCAGCGGCGGCGCGCGGCCATCGCCCGCCTCTGGCCCAAGTACTGCCTCTTCCTCGTCGTCTTCTTCCTCTACCAGtacctgctgtgcctggggatGCCGCCCGCCCTCTGCATGG ACTATCCGTGGCGCTGGAGCAATACCATTCCCCTCAACTCGGCACTCATCAAGTGGCTCTTCCTGCCCGACTTCTTCCAGGCTCCCAAATCCACCAACCTCATCA AtgatttcctgctgctgctctgcgcGGCCCAGCAGTGGCGCGTGTTCGAGGCCGAGCGCTCCCAGCCGTGGCTGCAGGCGGCCGGGGACAACTTGGACCGGCTCGACCGGGAGCAGGAGCACGACAACCCCACCCCAAACTTCATCTACTGCAA GTGCTACCTGGACATGGCAAAGGTGGTGGTGTTCCGCTACCTCTTCTGGGTCATCCTCGTGGTGGTTTTCATCACCGGCGCCAACCGCATCAGCCTCTTCGGCCTGGGCTACCTGCTGGCCTGCTTCTACCTGCTGCTCTCGGGCACCGCCATGCTGCGCAAGCCGGCCCGCGCCCGCCTGGCGCTCTGGGACTGCCTCATCCTCTACAACATCGCCGTCATCGTCTGCAAGAACATGCTGTCG CTCCTGTCCTGCGTCTTCGTGCGGCAAATGCAGAACAAATTCTGCGGGGTGATCCAGCTCTTCAGCCTCGTCTGCACCGTCAAGGGCTACTACAACC CCAAGGAGATGCACAAGGACCACGACTGCACGCTGCCCGTGGAGGAGGCCGGCATCATTTGGGACAGCAtctgcttcttcttcctcctgctgcagcgccGCATCTTCATCAGCTCCTACTACTTGCACGTCATGTGGGATCTCCAagcctctgccctgcagccttCCAG gGGTGTGGCTCTGTTCAAGGCCACCATCACAAAGAGGCTGCGCTTGCACCGGCGATCCGAGAAGAGGTCGCTGGACCAGCTGAAGCGGCA GATGGAGCGGATCCGAGCCAAGCAGCAGAAGTACCGCCAGGAGCACCTGCCCCGCAGCACCGGCCCAGAGCAGGAAGGGCCTGGATCAG TGCTGCATTCCGGGGAGTACTTCCTCTTCGAGTCGGACAGCGAGGAGGAGGACGAGGTGCAGGAGGAGGTGCGGCCGGAGAGGCCGAGCGCCTTccag CTCGCCTACCAGGCCTGGGTGACCAACACCAGGACGGTGCTgcggcagcaggagcagcgcgAGCAGCCGCAGCCACCCGGCACCGAGAGCGCTGCAG AGGATGGCACAAGGAGAGAGGCggaggctgctggggaggctgaAGGCTGGGAGGAACAGAACACAGAAGTTTCTG AGCGGAGCAACGTCTTGCAGCGGGCACTGAACACGCTGAGgttcctgtggctgctgtgccaggcgCTGGTGGACGGGCTGACGCAGTGGCTGGACGCCTGGACACGGGAGCACACGGACATGTCCCAAGTCCTGCGCCTCGAGAGATGCATCATGGCACAGCGGCTGGCCAGG GGAGAGGAGATTGGCAAGGACTTTCCGCATGAGCTGTACAACCTGCCGCCAGAGCAATtccagcagaggctgagccTGGCCGTCCCCCTGGCTGCAGATTCCCAAAGCCACACTTCCAGGCAG gagctgctgacgAGCCTGGAGGACGTGGTTGAAGCTCAGCATTTGGTGGCCGTGCCCCAGCCGCGCAGGCGGACTGCCAGCgagctcctcagcagcag GAGGTTCTCTGTCTGTGAGCTGGAGGAGTCGGAGCAGTTTGACCAATCCCACAACCGGttcctgaagctgctgctggccgGGTACCGCTACGTGACCGCCCACTCCGAGCTGCTCTGTTACTTCGTCATCATCCTCAACAACATGGTCACCGCCTCCGTTGTCACCCTCTTCCTGCCCATCCTCATCTTCCTCTGGGCCATGCTTTCCATCCCCCGGCCCTCCAAGCGCTTCTGGGTGACTGCCATCGTCTTCACTGAG ATCATGGTGGTGGTGAAATACCTCTTCCAGTTTGGGTTCTTCCCCTGGAATGGCCACATCACCCTGCTGCGCTATGAGGGCAAGCCCTTCTTCCCACCACGCATCCTGGGCATGGAGAAGTCCACCCATTACCTCAAGTACgacctcctgcagctcctggccctctTCTTCCATcgctccctgctgctg TCCTATGGGCTGTGGGACCGGGAGGAGACGGCGGCGGAGAAGCAGGAGAGCAAAGACGGGGAGGAGAAGCTGGAGGAAGCCGAGTCCCCGCTGCCGGCGGTGGCCGAGGAGGGGTCGgaggctccagcccagcagggagcaCTGGAAGCGGCCACGGGGtcggagctggagctggagctggagggagaGTCCGTGGAGCAGGAAGAGGGGACCAGGGCCACGCGGCTCCGCCTCAGGAGGAAGCAGGGGAGGAAGACCATGGAGATTATTCCGGCGGAAG ggggcgaggaggaggaggaggagggagaggaggaggaagcctTAGAAGAGACTCGCACTCAGAAGAAGCTGAAGGAGATCGGCTTGCGGGTCAAGGGCTTCTTCCTCACCAT GGCACATAACATGTACCAGCCAGTGCGCAAGTTCTTCAAGGACATCCtggacacacagagccatgtAGCCACCGACGTCTACGCCTACATGTTCGTGGCTGACGTGGTCGacttcatcatcatcatcttcgGCTTCTGGGCCTTTGGG AAATACACGGCGGCCACCGACATCACCTCCTCGCTGTCGGATAACCAAGTGCCGGAGATTTTCCTGGTCATGGTGCTCTTCCAGTTCAGCACCATGATCATCGACCGCGCGCTCTACCTCCGCAAGACCGTGGTATGCAAGCTCATCTTCCACGTCTTCCTGGTCTTCGGCATCCACTGCTGGATGTTCTTCATCCTGCCGGCCGTCACCCAAAG GTTGTTCCGCCAGAACACGGTGGTGCAGCTGTGGTACTTCGTGAAGTGCATCTACTTTGGACTGTCGGCCTACCAGATCCGCTGTGGCTACCCCACCCGCATCCTGGGCAACTTCCTCACCAAGAAATACAACCACGTCAACCTCTTCCTGTTCCAGGG GTTCCGCCTCGTGCCCTTCCTGGTGGAGCTGCGGGCCATCATGGACTGGGTGTGGACGGACACCACGCTGTCCCTCTCCAACTGGATGTGCGTGGAGGACATCTACGCCAACATCTTCATCATCAAGTGCAGCCGGGAGGCTGAGAAG aAATACCCCCAGCCCAAGgggcagaagaagaagaaggtggTGAAGTACGGCATGGGCGGCCTCATCATCCTCTTCCTCGTGGGCATCATCTGGTTCCCGCTGCTCTTCATGTCCCTGGTGCGCTCCGTGGTGGGCGTTGTCAACCACCCTGTCGATGTCACCGTCATCCTCAAGCTAGGGGGGTACGAG cctCTGTTCAGCAcgagctcccagcagcagtaCATCCAACCCTTCACCTACGAGGACTACACCGAACTCACCGAAGAGTTTGAGACAGAGCCG GTGGCCATGCAGTTCATCACCTCGTACGGCATGGAGGACATCGTGACCGCGCGCATCGAGGGCAGCTCGGGCGCGCTCTGGACCATCAGCCCCCCCAGCCGCAAGCagatgcagcaggagctgcgGAACAGCTCCTCTGCCATCACCCTGCACCTCACCTGGATCTTCCAGAG GGACCTGAGCAAGGGGGGCACAGTGGAGAACGCCTACGGCAAACACAACACTGACCTGGAGGCCGGCGCGCCGCAGCGGCTGGAGCTGGCCCAGATGCTGGATGGCACCAGGGATGAGCCCGT GGTATTGCCCAAGCTCTTCCCCAAATACATCCGGGCGCCCACTGGCCTCGAAGCTGAACCTGtcaagcagctgctgccag ATGACGTGGAGAGCTACCTGGACGTGGAGGTGTGGCTGAAACAGGAGCGCAGGGGCTCTGGCCAGGGCCAGCACTTTGTGGAGTGGTGGGTGCTGAGGCTGAAGGACGCTCCACCCCACGAGGGCAACACCCTCCCCATGATCATCTTCAACGACAAAGtcagccctcccagcctgggcttCCTGGCCGGCTACGG GATCATGGGGCTCTACGTGTCCATCGTGCTGGTGATCGGCAAGTTCGTGCGGGGCTTCTTCAGCGAGATCTCCCACTCCATCATGTTCGAGGAGCTGCCCTGCGTGGATCGCAtcctgaagctgtgccaggacatCTTCCTGGTGCGCGAGACGGGcgagctggagctggaggaggagctcTACGCCAAGCTCATCTTCCTCTACCGCTCGCCCGAGACCATGATCAAATGGACACGGGAGAGGAACTAA